One stretch of Armigeres subalbatus isolate Guangzhou_Male chromosome 2, GZ_Asu_2, whole genome shotgun sequence DNA includes these proteins:
- the LOC134213300 gene encoding mitochondrial carrier protein Rim2 isoform X3, which translates to MSQRDRETFIHLFAGGIAGTAGAVVTCPLEVVKTRLQSSSASFIHSLPARIATATISSGLGEERGKRIGNENHQHHNQLRTAATNSDHHSSRQRVCPSSILSRRRPSILAIPQCGLSTSVQSISIWQCLKHIVQTEGSRALFKGLGPNIVGVAPSRAFYFCAYSKTKNALNTVGIIPANSPLVHIMSASCAGFVSATLTNPIWFVKTRLQLDSNTKLTVTECVKRIYESQGIRGFYKGITASYFGISETVIHFVIYEALKKKLLYVFASLLILTLCAFCTSVSVGGFVFVTIAFTRTPSKTSTSNQSKLNITSESKSIDCLMRSGANFSWRLFFPVWCPECANSQLSLCDWS; encoded by the exons TATCGCAGGTACTGCTGGCGCCGTAGTAACATGCCCGCTGGAAGTGGTCAAAACTCGTCTGCAAAGTTCGTCCGCGTCGTTTATACATAGCTTACCGGCCCGTATTGCGACGGCGACGATTTCCTCCGGATTGGGTGAAGAACGTGGCAAACGGATTGGCAACGAAAACCATCAGCATCATAATCAGCTAAGAACCGCGGCCACGAATTCGGATCACCATTCCAGCAGACAGCGAGTATGTCCCAGTTCCATTCTCAGTCGGCGGCGCCCATCG ATCCTTGCGATTCCACAGTGTGGCCTGTCTACATCGGTCCAGTCGATCTCGATCTGGCAATGCCTGAAGCACATCGTACAAACCGAAGGTTCCCGAGCCCTATTCAAAGGCCTCGGTCCGAACATTGTCGGAGTAGCGCCATCTCGGGCGTTCTACTTTTGTGCTTACTCTAAGACTAAAAATGCACTGAACACGGTTGG TATCATACCAGCCAACTCGCCGTTGGTGCACATCATGAGTGCATCGTGCGCCGGCTTCGTGTCGGCCACCCTCACCAATCCAATTTGGTTCGTCAAGACACGACTCCAGCTAGATTCTAACACCAAACTGACTGTGACGGAATGCGTGAAGCGAATCTACGAAAGCCAGGGCATCCGAGGCTTCTACAAGGGCATTACCGCCAGCTACTTTGGCATCTCGGAGACGGTGATTCACTTCGTGATCTACGAGGCGCTCAAAAAGAAACTG TTGTATGTGTTCGCTTCTTTGCTAATCCTAACATTGTGTGCATTCTGCACCAGTGTGAGTGTGGGTGGGTTTGTGTTCGTCACGATCGCATTCACACGCACGCCCTCTAAAACATCAacatccaatcaatccaaactgAATATCACCTCAGAGAGCAAATCAATTGACTGCTTGATGAGATCCGGGGCAAATTTCTCATGGAGGTTGTTTTTCCCTGTTTGGTGTCCTGAGTGTGCCAACAGCCAACTGTCGCTGTGCGATTGGTCGTAA